In Camelina sativa cultivar DH55 chromosome 16, Cs, whole genome shotgun sequence, a single window of DNA contains:
- the LOC104750185 gene encoding uncharacterized protein LOC104750185, with protein sequence MDISDLYFSDAGDSSWTMYLDHSPSVSLHRLDDNNGETRQEHDEDSSMVSDASSGPPYYREETIPEDPIQQNTLYWCKNKSKKKVHKEQRCSERSNSSLDDTASSLPVEEEVSAYKQHLDGYQRLDDFSRSYSTRRIFKGNFNSGFLQQDFTVEKVALDNQGASNQKKRRAIKNEL encoded by the exons atggatATATCGGATTTATATTTCAGCGACGCGGGAGACTCAAGTTGGACAATGTACTTAGACCATTCTCCTTCTGTTTCACTGCATCGTCTAGATGATAACAATGGAGAAACAAGACAGGAACATGATGAAGATTCTTCAATGGTGTCGGATGCATCTTCTGGGCCTCCATATTACCGCGAGGAGACCATTCCTGAAGATCCCATCCAACAAAACACGCTATATTGGTGCAAaaacaagagcaagaagaaggtTCATAAAGAACAAAGATGTAGTGAGAGAAGCAACTCTTCACTTGATGACACAGCTAGTTCATTG ccggttgaagaagaagtttcagcGTATAAGCAACATCTAGATGGGTATCAACGGCTTGATGATTTCTCTCGAAGCTACTCCACAAGAAGAATATTCAAG GGAAACTTTAACTCGGGTTTCCTACAACAAGATTTCACAGTTGAGAAAGTAGCATTGGATAATCAAG GTGCCAGTaatcagaagaagaggagagcaaTAAAGAATGAACTTTGA
- the LOC109129468 gene encoding uncharacterized protein LOC109129468, which translates to MYLVRLPFVANELVISVVYASSVSNMARKPLWAELQSLASSPLVQDKPWSVLGDFKQILYPHEHSNMDQHAQPPGMLDISRCFSLSALSDLQYCGNTFTWSNKQDAGFVAKKLDRIMVNDSWLSLFPLSLAVFGEPGFSDHSPCCLFLDSHKPKKKIPFKFLSLLNRHPEFAGLIKVWWDNLNFDCSEMLKLSKRLKELKPVIREFSRENYSNLEKRVREAYDRLITCQQSLLSDPSPPRILQESKAHQTWCTLALAEESFLRQKSRICWLEEGDKNSKFFHRAV; encoded by the coding sequence ATGTATCTTGTGCGGTTACCTTTTGTTGCAAATGAGCTAGTCATCTCTGTGGTCTACGCATCTAGTGTCAGTAACATGGCTAGGAAGCCACTTTGGGCAGAGTTGCAATCTCTCGCATCTTCTCCCCTTGTGCAAGATAAGCCTTGGTCTGTGCTTGGGGATTTCAAACAGATTCTATATCCCCATGAACACTCAAACATGGACCAGCATGCTCAACCCCCTGGTATGTTGGATATCTCTCGATGCTTCTCCCTCTCTGCCCTCAGTGACCTGCAGTATTGTGGAAACACATTTACCTGGTCAAACAAACAGGATGCAGGGTTTGTAGCTAAAAAGCTAGATCGTATCATGGTAAATGATAGTTGGCTCTCACTCTTCCCTTTGTCTTTGGCGGTCTTCGGGGAACCAGGTTTCTCTGACCATAGTCCCTGCTGTCTGTTTCTTGACTCCCATAAGCCAAAAAAGAAGATACCATTCAAATTTCTCTCCTTGCTTAACAGACACCCTGAATTCGCAGGCCTTATAAAAGTTTGGTGGGACAATCTGAATTTCGACTGCTCAGAAATGTTGAAACTGTCAAAGAGGCTGAAAGAGCTTAAGCCAGTTATCCGAGAATTCAGCCGAGAGAACTACTCAAACTTAGAAAAGAGAGTAAGGGAAGCATATGACCGCCTAATCACATGTCAACAAAGCTTGCTCTCTGATCCGTCCCCTCCTCGGATACTGCAAGAATCCAAAGCTCATCAAACCTGGTGTACCTTGGCTCTTGCCGAGGAATCGTTTCTCAGGCAAAAATCTCGAATCTGTTGGTTAGAAGAGGGTgacaaaaactccaaattcttCCACCGGGCAGTTTAA